The Pyxidicoccus sp. MSG2 DNA segment GAACACGTGGCATGTTGGCGCCGCACTCGCAGTCATGCCAACCCCTTGAGGAGGTTTCACGATGAAGCGTCCTTCCCCCTGGCTCGCCGTGCTGTGCGCGGGATTCATCTCCATGCACGCGACGGGCTGCTTCGGCCAGTTCAAGCTCACGCAGAACATCTGGCAGTTCAACAAGGGCATCTCCAGCCAGAAGTTCGTGCAGTGGCTGATGTTCCTCGTGCTCGTCATCGTCCCCGTCTACGAGATTGGCGCGCTCATCGACGCGCTCATCATCAACAGCATCGAGTTCTGGTCCGGCAGCAACCCCATGAGCAGCGCCGACGGCGCCGATGACGGCACGCGCGTCGTGAAGCTCAGCCCCACCGACACGCTGCGCATGTCGCGCGACGCAGAGACGGGCGTCATGCGCCTCGAGCTGGACCGCGAGGGCCAGGAGCCGGTGGTGCGCTTCTTCGAGCCGCTCGAGGACGGCATGGCGGCCCGCGACGAGGCCGGCAACCTGCTCGTCCAGGCCCGTGCGGCGGCCGACGGCGCGGTGGCCGTGACGGACGCGGCCGGCACCACCCTCACCGTCCACGCCAGCGAGGCGATGCAGCTCGCCCGCCGCGTGTACGAAGAGGGCGGCGCGGCGGCCCTCGCGAAGCACGCCGTGGAGCAGACCGCCGTGTCCCGCGGCCTCGCGCTCAACGCCTGCGTGGCCCCGTAGCCACTCCGGCAGCGCCCTGTTCGGAAATGTCGGGACTTTTCGCGGCGGGCGGTCTCAACCGGTGAACGCACCAGTCGGGATGCACGTCATAGTGGCGTGCATCCGGGGAGGTGTCCGGTGCAGAGGCGAGGCAAGCTCGGCAGGATGAGTGCAGAGGACTGGCTGGCGGTGCGGCGCTCGGTAGCTGCCGGGCAGACGCTGGAGGGGGCAGCGCGGGCGGCAGGGGTGAGTGAGCGCACGCTGCAGCGGCTGCGCCCTGGGGCGGGCAGCATGATGCAGAGGGCCCACGTGCGTTCCGCTTTGCGGCTGTCGGTGCAGGAGCGCGAGGAAATCTCGCGGGGGCTGCGGGCGGGCGACTCGCTGCGTGCCATCGCGAGGCGCCTGGGCCGGGCGGCCTCCACGCTCAGCCGTGAAGTGGCCCGTACCG contains these protein-coding regions:
- a CDS encoding DUF3332 domain-containing protein; its protein translation is MKRPSPWLAVLCAGFISMHATGCFGQFKLTQNIWQFNKGISSQKFVQWLMFLVLVIVPVYEIGALIDALIINSIEFWSGSNPMSSADGADDGTRVVKLSPTDTLRMSRDAETGVMRLELDREGQEPVVRFFEPLEDGMAARDEAGNLLVQARAAADGAVAVTDAAGTTLTVHASEAMQLARRVYEEGGAAALAKHAVEQTAVSRGLALNACVAP